The Coprobacillus cateniformis region GGATACAGAGTTTTTCTGTAATCCACCCTATGGTAGAAAAGAAACAGCTGAATGGGTAAAGAAATGTTATGAAGAATCAAGAAAAGAAAATACGTTAGTTGTTATGTTGATACCCTCAAGGACTGATAAAAGATATTTTCACAAGTATATATATCCTAATGCTGAAATTAGATTTATTAAAGGTCGCTTGAAATTCGGCAATAGTGCAAATTCTGCACCGTTCCCATCAATGATAGTTATATTTAAAAAATAATAAAA contains the following coding sequences:
- a CDS encoding DNA N-6-adenine-methyltransferase, whose protein sequence is MGKDTEFFCNPPYGRKETAEWVKKCYEESRKENTLVVMLIPSRTDKRYFHKYIYPNAEIRFIKGRLKFGNSANSAPFPSMIVIFKK